From the Sporichthyaceae bacterium genome, the window CAGGCACCTCCATCGCCTCACACACCGCGCGCCACACGATCTTGGCGTCCTCCCCCGCGTCCAGCGCCTGGACCACGGTGCGCCCGCCCAGTTCGGCCAACACGAAGTCACTGGCCAAGGAACGCGCGTAGGCCTCACCGAACACCGCGGCCATCCGCCCCCAGAAGTCCGTCAACCGCACGGCGCCCAACCTACGGTGCGCCGTCTCCCGAAATGCCGAGGCTTCCGGACACGTACCGTGTGCTGGGTTACCACCGCGCCAGGCCGCCGCCGCACCTGAACAGCAAGAAGCCCCGACCACAGGTGGACCGGGGCTCTCGAGGGAGGGTTACGCCGTCGTGAAGACCTCGGCGTCCTCCAGCCGCTTCAGCGTGGCGGCCCAGCCGTCCTCCGGCATGGCGGCGGCCAACTGCTCCAGCTCGACGCGAATCTTGCCGCCGTGGCCGGCCGCGGCGAGCAGCCGGATCTGCTCGACGAACGCGTCGGAGTCGGTCTTCAGGTTCGGTGTCTGTCCGGTGGTGATGTTGCGGATGTAGGCGTTGCGGCCGCGGTTCAGCGGGATCACGAACTTGACCTCGCCCAGCGCGCTGATACCACCGGCGGCGCCACCGCCGGCACCGGCGCGGACTGACGCACGCGACGTCTTTGACTGCTTGCTTGTCACGACCCACTCCTCGCATCGACGACCGGATCGGTCCCCCGGCCGCCGCCATGGTACCGGGTGATCAGTCCACCAGGATCCGGGACAGCCGACGCGCCGCGACCACCAAACCGAGCGCGCCGAAGCCGAACAGGGCCACCACGTGCCACCACAATCCCGGCCCGACCGCACCCGTGGTCAGGCCCCGCAGCAGCGCCACCCCGTGATACAGCGGACTGATCTCGACCAGCGGACGCACCGACTCCGAATAACGCGACAGCGGATAGAAGGTGCCGGAGAACAGGAAGATGGGCAGCTGCAACAGCATCACCCACTCCAACTGCACCCACTGGGTGACGAAGGTGGTCGCGGCAATCGCGATCGCCGCGAACGCCAACCCCACCAGCAGCGCCGCGGGCAGCGCGAGCACCGCCCACCAGGAGTCCAGCAGACCCATCCCGCCCATGATCGCGAGAAACGCCACCGCGTAGCCCCCGCCGCGCGCCATCGACGAGGCCACCTCGGCGAGCGCGATGTCCAACGGCCCGATGGGCGTGGCCCGGATGGCGTGGAACACCTTGGCGTGGCGCAACTTCATGTAGAAGTTGAACGAGCCGTCGGTGATCGCGCCGTTCATCGCCGAGGCGGCCAGCATGGCCGGCGCCACGAACGCCTGATATGAGATCGGCCGCCCGTCCGGGCCGGGCAGCGGCCCGACCAACCGGGAGACTCCGACGGTCAACGACAGCAGATAGAACAGCGGCTCGAAGAATCCCGACACCACCGCCAACCACTGCCGGCGCTGGCTGAGCACATTGCGCTCGAACACATGCCGCGCGCCGAACCGCGGCACCCGCGCGACGCTGCCCGGCAGCACCGACGGCGCGCTCATCGGGCCAACGCCTTCTGGTGCTCGCGAGCGGCCAACCACGCGCCGACCATCAGCCATGCCGTGAGCATCGCCAAATGCCCGTAGTCAGCGAGCCCGGAGTGCCCCGCGGCCAGATCCCGACACAGCGCCACGCCGTGCCACAGCGGCGTGCACCAGGCGAGCGGTCGTATCCCGATCGGCAACTGGGAGACCGGGAAGAACACCCCGGAGAACAGGAACATCGGCATCACGAAGAACCGATAGAGGGCCACGTAGGCGTGGTCGTGCGTACGGCCCACGGAGAAGGCCGAGGCGGGCGCGGCGTGCGCCAGCCCGCACAGGATCGCGGCCGGCCAACAGGCCAGCGCCCACGGCGAGGACCACGCGCCGAACGCCGCGGCGACGACGAAGAACAGCGCCGACCCCATGCCCACGCGGACCACCACGAACAACAACTGACCCAGCATCATGTCCGCCGGCCGCAGCGGGGTGGCGGCCATCGCGATGTAACTGCGGTTCCACCGCACGGCATTACCGATCGGCCAGGTGCTCTCCGACATCGCCGTCTGCATGGCGGTGGCGGCCAGCAGCCCCGGCGTGAGGAACTGCAGGTAGCTCTGCCCACCGAGGTGGCGCGCGCCGGTGCCGTGGTCCACCAGCCCACCCAGCCCCACGCCCATCGCGCCCAGGTACAGCGCGGGGGTCAACAATCCGGTGACCACCGCCAGCCGCCACCAGTGCTTGTGTGCGATCAGCCAGTAGTCCAACGCGCGCCGCGCGGGCGTGGTGGTGACGGCCATCAGTCCACCAACGTGCGGCCGGTCAACCGCAGGAAGACGTCCTCCAGGCTCGAGCGACGCACCAGCACGCCGAGCGGCGCCGGGTCGCGGCGCGCCGCACTGGCGGCCACCGCGTCCCCGTGGTCGGTGTACACCAGCAACCGGTCGGCCAATGCCTCCACCCGCGCCGCATCGGCGTCCCAGCGCGGCGCGGGCACCCCCGGCGGGTAACGCAGCTCCACGACCTCGCGGGTGCTGTACCGCTCGATGAGTTCCCGCGGGGAGCCCTCGGCGACGATCCGCCCGGTGTCCATCACCACCAAGCGGTCGCACAACTGCTCGGCCTCGTCCATGTAGTGCGTGGTCAACACCAACGTGACGCCCTGCGCCTTCAACCGGAACAACCGGTCCCAGACCACGTGTCGGGCCTGCGGATCCAGCCCGGTGGTGGGTTCGTCCAGCAGCAGCAGGTCCGGGGAGTTCACCAACGACCGGGCGATCGTCAGCCGGCGCTTCATGCCGCCGGAGAGCGTTTGGACCCGGGCATCGACCTTGTCCGCCAGTTGCACGAACTCCAACAGTTCACCGGCGCGGGCCCGGGCCGCGGCCCAGCTCATACCGAAGTAGCGCGCGTAGACGAGCAGGTTCTCCCGCACCGTCAGTTCCGCGTCGAGGGTGTCCTCCTGCGGCACCACGCCGAGCCGTGCGCGGATGCGCGGGCCGGCGGTGGCCGGGTCCATGCCGAGCACCGACAGTTCTCCGGCGCTGGGTGGGGAGACGCACTGGATCATCCGCATCGTCGAGCTCTTGCCCGCGCCGTTGGGCCCCAGAAAGCCGAATGCCTGTCCGCGAGAGACGTCAAAGTCCACCCCGTCGACGGCGGTGAATTCCCCGTACTTCTTCTGCAGGCCGCGGGCATGCACCAGCGCGGTCGGGGCACCCGGGGGCACCGCGGCCCCGCTACCACCGTCGATGCTCGGCTCCGCCCCCCGCATGTCCCGCACGGTAATGCGGATCACCCGAATTCGGCCGGCGACATCCCGGGCGCGTCCCCTGCCGAGGACTTTCCCGGGAGTCACTTGAGTAGCAGCCGCAACGTGTGTGTACGTCAGTTGCTCGTATATCGCCGGGAAATCGGGCGAATTCGTGCCGATACGGACACTTGGCCAGAAAGCGGTAGATTTCGTTGCCGCCAGCGGCTTTCCTGACGCCGCCGGCACATACCGAGGGACTGGGGAGACTTCATGCGGGTGCGATCTGTGTGGGCGCCGAGCGGACGCCATCGGGCACCACGGGCGGTCATGGCGCCGGCCGTTCGTGCGGCGACGCTGGCCTGCGCAACCGGAGCCGGCGTCGTCCTGCTCCAGGCCGCCGGACTGAATCCAGCCTCCGCGGCGATTGCCGCGGGTGCTCCCAACCTGCTGGAGCTGGCCCAGCCGGGGCAGGGCAATCCGGCCGGCCACGGTGGCCTGCTCGGCGCGGGTGCTAGCTCGAACGAGCCAGGAGCCGGTGGCAACGGCACGCTGCTGAACCTGGGGCCGGCCGGGCACAGCCAGGGCCTTGGCTCGGGCGGGAACGGCACCCCGATCGGCATCGGCGGTCACTCGACCTCGACCAGCATGACCACCGCCGGGCACGGCATCA encodes:
- a CDS encoding DUF3046 domain-containing protein produces the protein MRLTDFWGRMAAVFGEAYARSLASDFVLAELGGRTVVQALDAGEDAKIVWRAVCEAMEVPAAQR
- a CDS encoding ABC transporter permease: MSAPSVLPGSVARVPRFGARHVFERNVLSQRRQWLAVVSGFFEPLFYLLSLTVGVSRLVGPLPGPDGRPISYQAFVAPAMLAASAMNGAITDGSFNFYMKLRHAKVFHAIRATPIGPLDIALAEVASSMARGGGYAVAFLAIMGGMGLLDSWWAVLALPAALLVGLAFAAIAIAATTFVTQWVQLEWVMLLQLPIFLFSGTFYPLSRYSESVRPLVEISPLYHGVALLRGLTTGAVGPGLWWHVVALFGFGALGLVVAARRLSRILVD
- a CDS encoding ABC transporter permease, whose product is MAVTTTPARRALDYWLIAHKHWWRLAVVTGLLTPALYLGAMGVGLGGLVDHGTGARHLGGQSYLQFLTPGLLAATAMQTAMSESTWPIGNAVRWNRSYIAMAATPLRPADMMLGQLLFVVVRVGMGSALFFVVAAAFGAWSSPWALACWPAAILCGLAHAAPASAFSVGRTHDHAYVALYRFFVMPMFLFSGVFFPVSQLPIGIRPLAWCTPLWHGVALCRDLAAGHSGLADYGHLAMLTAWLMVGAWLAAREHQKALAR
- a CDS encoding ATP-binding cassette domain-containing protein; the encoded protein is MRGAEPSIDGGSGAAVPPGAPTALVHARGLQKKYGEFTAVDGVDFDVSRGQAFGFLGPNGAGKSSTMRMIQCVSPPSAGELSVLGMDPATAGPRIRARLGVVPQEDTLDAELTVRENLLVYARYFGMSWAAARARAGELLEFVQLADKVDARVQTLSGGMKRRLTIARSLVNSPDLLLLDEPTTGLDPQARHVVWDRLFRLKAQGVTLVLTTHYMDEAEQLCDRLVVMDTGRIVAEGSPRELIERYSTREVVELRYPPGVPAPRWDADAARVEALADRLLVYTDHGDAVAASAARRDPAPLGVLVRRSSLEDVFLRLTGRTLVD